The following are encoded in a window of Arthrobacter sp. OAP107 genomic DNA:
- a CDS encoding glycoside hydrolase family 13 protein → MTHRPISTPASETAAWWAHAAVYQIYPRSFSDGNGDGMGDLPGVTARLPYLQQLGVDAVWLSPFYRSPQADGGYDVADYRQVDPVFGTLADFDAMLEEAHSRGLKVIVDLVPNHTSDEHAWFQEALAAEPGSAARERYMFRPGKDEVPGSGDGNIAPNNWKSIFGGPAWTRTTNADGSPGDWYLHLFDTKQPDLNWENPEVWEEMRSVLRFWLDRGVDGFRVDVAHGMVKEAGLPDWEGVAAMVEGAAEAAHVTDPPGAHDEAVEPHTAHASPAGDGNHEPVSPLYPPSPFFDQDGVHDIYRDWNRVLAGYDGDRMLVAEAWVEPAERLARYIRPDEMQQAFNFDFLLAGWNAQRMAVAIEDSLEAAASVGAPSTWVLSNHDTVRHPSRFGLQDPTTFPKGIAAEDEQPDAALGLARARAATLVSLALPGSAYIYQGEELGLPEHTTLPAAARQDPTFFRTNGIERGRDGCRVPLPWKSGAPGYGFAAASAVQDPAAPWLPQPESFEDLAADRQDGVKGSTLELYRSALAARRSHGLGSGTFCWADNHDPELGVLAFLNRDVLVIANTGTEPTPVPDGYRVALSSAQEPGAQDSSAEESAADDAVVAPNSAAYLIAG, encoded by the coding sequence ATGACCCACCGCCCGATCAGCACGCCGGCTTCCGAGACAGCAGCCTGGTGGGCCCACGCGGCCGTCTACCAGATATATCCGCGTTCTTTCTCTGATGGAAACGGTGACGGCATGGGCGACCTGCCCGGCGTCACGGCGCGCCTGCCCTATCTTCAGCAGCTCGGTGTCGACGCCGTCTGGCTTTCGCCGTTCTACCGGTCCCCGCAGGCCGACGGCGGCTACGACGTCGCCGATTACCGGCAGGTCGACCCCGTGTTCGGCACGCTGGCCGACTTCGACGCCATGCTGGAGGAGGCCCACAGCCGCGGGCTGAAGGTGATCGTGGACCTGGTGCCCAACCATACCTCCGATGAACATGCGTGGTTCCAGGAGGCCCTCGCGGCGGAGCCCGGCTCGGCCGCCAGGGAGCGTTACATGTTCCGACCGGGGAAGGACGAGGTTCCCGGATCAGGGGACGGCAACATCGCACCCAACAACTGGAAATCCATCTTCGGCGGACCGGCCTGGACGCGGACCACGAATGCGGACGGCTCCCCCGGCGACTGGTACCTGCATCTGTTCGACACGAAACAGCCGGACCTTAACTGGGAGAACCCCGAGGTCTGGGAGGAGATGCGGTCGGTGCTCCGCTTCTGGCTGGATCGGGGCGTGGACGGCTTCCGGGTTGATGTGGCCCACGGGATGGTGAAGGAAGCCGGCCTGCCGGACTGGGAAGGCGTGGCTGCCATGGTGGAAGGCGCCGCCGAAGCCGCCCACGTGACCGATCCCCCGGGCGCCCATGACGAAGCAGTTGAGCCACATACGGCGCACGCTTCACCGGCCGGCGACGGGAACCACGAGCCCGTATCGCCGCTGTACCCGCCGTCGCCGTTCTTTGACCAGGACGGCGTCCATGACATCTACCGGGACTGGAACCGCGTCCTGGCCGGATACGATGGCGACCGCATGCTGGTGGCCGAGGCGTGGGTTGAACCCGCGGAACGGCTCGCCAGGTACATCCGCCCGGACGAGATGCAGCAGGCCTTCAACTTCGATTTCCTCCTGGCCGGCTGGAACGCTCAGCGGATGGCGGTGGCCATCGAGGATTCCCTCGAGGCAGCCGCCTCCGTGGGGGCGCCGTCCACGTGGGTGCTGAGCAACCATGACACCGTGCGCCATCCGAGCCGCTTTGGCCTGCAGGATCCCACCACCTTCCCGAAAGGCATTGCCGCCGAGGACGAGCAGCCCGATGCCGCGCTGGGCTTGGCCCGTGCCCGGGCTGCCACACTGGTGTCCCTGGCTCTGCCCGGCTCCGCCTACATCTACCAGGGCGAGGAGCTTGGCCTCCCGGAACACACCACGCTGCCCGCCGCAGCCCGGCAGGACCCGACGTTCTTCCGAACCAACGGCATCGAGCGCGGACGCGACGGCTGCAGGGTGCCGCTGCCCTGGAAATCCGGTGCGCCGGGGTATGGTTTCGCGGCGGCATCCGCTGTGCAGGACCCGGCCGCGCCATGGCTGCCGCAACCCGAATCCTTCGAAGATCTGGCCGCGGACCGGCAGGACGGCGTTAAAGGCTCGACGCTGGAGCTGTACCGCTCCGCGCTTGCCGCTCGGCGGAGCCACGGGCTGGGATCCGGAACGTTCTGCTGGGCGGACAACCACGATCCCGAACTGGGCGTCCTTGCCTTCCTGAACCGGGACGTGCTGGTGATCGCCAACACGGGCACCGAACCTACGCCTGTCCCCGACGGCTACCGGGTGGCACTGTCCAGCGCCCAGGAACCCGGCGCCCAAGATTCCAGCGCCGAAGAATCAGCCGCTGATGACGCCGTCGTTGCACCCAACAGCGCGGCTTACCTGATAGCCGGATAA
- a CDS encoding carbohydrate ABC transporter permease: MTAATTSATSLRAEQDRGRRKAQNKEKWAQGRTYISAAVILIWCLAPAYWMVVTAFRDVGFTYDTSILPSHVTLDNFNTAFDTSFGNRFGQALLNSVFIGGVVTLVSLIIGVFAAYALARLNFRFKFLVLGFILGASMFPGVALITPLFQLFTNIGWMGTYQALIIPNISFVLPLTVYTMTSFFREMPWELEESARVDGCTQGQAFRKVIMPLAAPAIFTTAILAFISSWNEFLIASQLSSDATQPVTVAIANFAGAQPNQVPYTAIMAAGTIVTIPLVILVLVFQRKIVAGLTAGAVK; the protein is encoded by the coding sequence ATGACCGCCGCGACAACCTCCGCCACCAGCCTGCGCGCGGAGCAGGACAGAGGCCGCCGCAAGGCGCAGAACAAGGAAAAGTGGGCGCAGGGCAGGACCTACATCAGCGCCGCCGTCATCCTGATCTGGTGCCTCGCACCGGCGTACTGGATGGTGGTGACGGCGTTCCGGGACGTGGGCTTCACCTACGACACCTCGATCCTGCCCAGCCATGTCACGCTGGACAACTTCAACACCGCGTTCGACACCTCGTTCGGCAACCGTTTCGGCCAGGCCCTGCTGAACAGTGTCTTCATCGGCGGCGTCGTCACGCTCGTGTCGCTGATCATCGGCGTTTTCGCGGCGTATGCGCTCGCGCGGCTGAACTTCAGGTTCAAGTTCCTGGTGCTCGGCTTCATCCTCGGAGCGTCCATGTTCCCCGGCGTTGCCCTGATCACCCCGCTGTTCCAGCTGTTCACCAACATCGGCTGGATGGGCACCTACCAGGCGCTGATCATCCCGAACATTTCGTTCGTCCTGCCGCTGACCGTCTACACCATGACCTCCTTCTTCCGGGAGATGCCGTGGGAGCTGGAGGAGTCGGCCCGGGTGGACGGCTGCACGCAGGGGCAGGCCTTCCGCAAGGTCATCATGCCCCTCGCGGCACCGGCCATCTTCACCACGGCGATCCTGGCGTTCATCTCCTCGTGGAATGAATTCCTGATCGCCAGCCAGCTGTCCAGCGACGCGACCCAGCCGGTAACGGTGGCCATCGCCAACTTCGCCGGGGCCCAGCCAAACCAGGTCCCGTACACGGCCATCATGGCCGCAGGCACCATCGTCACCATCCCGCTGGTCATCCTGGTGCTGGTGTTCCAGCGCAAGATTGTTGCCGGCCTGACGGCGGGCGCTGTCAAGTGA
- a CDS encoding sugar ABC transporter permease produces the protein MATEVGSTPVKAPASGGTPVHHGPKGVGEDNKILSQGKWASWLLAPTIIALAVVIVYPIISAIVMSFQKDAGLDPATGLFTAGGPAGVQNYVNWLAQQCSAPAGGTVACPPGTLGAQFWSATATTFFFTVVTVAFETVLGFWMAMIMARTFKGRSMVRAAVLVPWAIPTAVTAKLWFFIFAFEGIANKLFNTTILWTGSEWPAKWAVVIADVWKTTPFMALLILAGLQMIPAEVYEAAKVDGATAWQRFRLITLPLVKPALMVAILFRTLDALRMFDLPYILTGGANNTTTLSILVINQIRQGFNAAAALSTITFIIIFLVAFIFVRFLGANVVEQSGATGKGKK, from the coding sequence ATGGCAACCGAAGTAGGCTCGACGCCGGTCAAGGCACCGGCGTCGGGCGGCACCCCGGTCCACCACGGCCCCAAGGGCGTGGGCGAGGACAACAAGATTCTCAGTCAGGGAAAGTGGGCCTCATGGCTCCTGGCCCCGACCATCATCGCCCTTGCTGTTGTAATCGTGTACCCGATCATCAGCGCAATCGTGATGTCCTTCCAGAAGGATGCCGGCCTGGATCCGGCCACCGGCCTCTTTACCGCTGGCGGTCCGGCAGGCGTCCAGAACTACGTCAACTGGCTCGCCCAGCAGTGTTCTGCTCCGGCAGGCGGAACCGTGGCTTGCCCGCCGGGTACGCTGGGTGCGCAGTTCTGGTCGGCCACGGCAACCACGTTCTTCTTCACCGTGGTTACCGTCGCCTTTGAGACCGTCCTGGGTTTCTGGATGGCAATGATCATGGCCCGCACCTTCAAGGGCCGGAGCATGGTCCGTGCTGCAGTGCTGGTGCCGTGGGCCATCCCCACCGCCGTCACCGCGAAGCTCTGGTTCTTCATCTTCGCGTTCGAGGGAATCGCCAACAAGCTGTTCAACACCACGATCCTGTGGACCGGCAGCGAATGGCCGGCGAAGTGGGCAGTGGTCATAGCGGACGTCTGGAAGACCACCCCGTTCATGGCCCTGCTGATCCTCGCCGGACTCCAGATGATCCCTGCTGAGGTCTACGAGGCAGCCAAGGTCGACGGCGCAACCGCCTGGCAGCGCTTCCGGCTGATCACGCTGCCGCTGGTGAAGCCCGCCCTGATGGTGGCCATCCTCTTCCGCACCCTGGACGCCCTGCGCATGTTCGACCTCCCGTACATCCTGACGGGCGGCGCGAACAACACCACCACCCTGTCCATCCTGGTGATCAACCAGATCAGGCAAGGGTTCAATGCGGCCGCGGCGTTGTCCACCATCACCTTCATCATCATCTTTCTTGTCGCGTTCATCTTTGTCCGGTTCCTCGGCGCAAATGTTGTTGAACAGAGCGGCGCCACAGGTAAGGGGAAGAAATGA
- a CDS encoding ABC transporter substrate-binding protein, giving the protein MKTPKFLLPVATAGVLALTLSACGGGGGGSTTGGGAGGGDAANNLDGRGPITYVQGKDNSNVVRPLIEKWNAAHPNEKVTFKEQTDQADQQHDDIVQHFQAKDPGYDVVDVDVVWTAEFAAKGWLQPLKDKMAFDTSAMLKPTVDAATYKGTLYAAPQTSDGALLYYRKDLVPTPPKTWDEMMGMCSIAKENKIGCYAGQFSKYEGLTVNASEAINSAGGSVLDADGKPSLNTDQAKAGLENLAKAYADGNIPKEGITFQEEQSRQAFQSGKLLFLRNWPYVYNLATTEGSSAVKDKLGIAPIPGKDGPGASSLGGHSMAVSVYSKNKATALDFLKFMTSEETEKFYATQGSLAPVLGSLYTDAALVKKLPYLPVLKTSIENAKPRPVSPFYPAVTKAIQENAYSAIKGEKPVDTALSDMQKSIESAGAGS; this is encoded by the coding sequence ATGAAAACCCCTAAGTTCTTACTCCCGGTTGCCACTGCCGGCGTGCTCGCTCTGACCCTGTCTGCCTGTGGCGGCGGCGGCGGGGGCAGCACCACGGGCGGCGGTGCCGGGGGAGGCGACGCCGCCAACAACCTGGACGGCCGCGGTCCCATTACCTACGTTCAGGGCAAGGACAACAGCAACGTCGTCCGCCCGCTGATCGAGAAGTGGAACGCCGCCCACCCGAACGAGAAGGTGACGTTCAAGGAGCAGACAGACCAGGCGGACCAGCAGCACGACGACATCGTGCAGCACTTCCAGGCCAAGGATCCCGGCTACGACGTCGTGGACGTTGACGTCGTGTGGACGGCGGAGTTCGCGGCCAAGGGCTGGCTCCAGCCGCTGAAGGACAAGATGGCCTTCGACACCAGCGCCATGCTGAAGCCGACCGTCGACGCCGCCACGTACAAGGGAACGCTGTACGCGGCCCCGCAGACCTCCGACGGCGCCCTGCTGTATTACCGCAAGGACCTGGTTCCCACCCCGCCGAAGACGTGGGACGAGATGATGGGCATGTGCTCCATCGCCAAGGAGAACAAGATTGGCTGCTATGCCGGGCAGTTCAGCAAGTATGAGGGCCTGACCGTCAACGCGTCGGAGGCCATCAACTCCGCCGGCGGCTCCGTCCTCGACGCGGACGGCAAGCCCAGCCTGAATACGGACCAGGCCAAGGCGGGCCTGGAGAACCTGGCCAAGGCCTACGCCGACGGCAATATCCCGAAGGAAGGCATCACCTTCCAGGAGGAGCAGAGCCGCCAGGCATTCCAGAGCGGGAAGCTCCTCTTCCTGCGCAACTGGCCCTATGTCTACAACCTGGCCACCACTGAAGGATCCTCGGCAGTGAAGGACAAGCTGGGCATCGCCCCGATCCCGGGCAAGGACGGCCCCGGCGCCTCCTCCCTTGGTGGCCACAGCATGGCTGTCAGCGTCTACTCCAAGAACAAGGCAACGGCCCTGGACTTCCTGAAGTTCATGACGTCCGAGGAGACCGAGAAGTTCTACGCCACCCAGGGTTCGCTGGCTCCTGTGCTGGGCAGCCTCTACACTGACGCCGCCCTGGTGAAGAAGCTCCCGTACCTGCCCGTGCTGAAGACCTCCATTGAGAACGCCAAGCCGCGTCCGGTCTCGCCGTTCTACCCGGCTGTCACCAAGGCGATCCAGGAAAACGCCTATTCAGCCATCAAGGGCGAGAAGCCCGTGGACACTGCACTGTCTGACATGCAGAAGTCCATTGAATCCGCCGGTGCAGGATCGTAG